A stretch of DNA from Aspergillus flavus chromosome 3, complete sequence:
GATATCACCTCTAACAAGGACTGCGTCTTCCAAAAGGCTTTCGGCAGTGACCTAACCATGTTTGAGTGGATGCCACAGCATCCCAAGCACATGGAATCACTCGGTCATTTAATGGCTCTGGAGCGTCCCGTTTCCTGGGTTGATCATTTTCCTATTCTCGAGGAGCTGGGCAAATTCCCCGCTCCTGACAAGGTATTGATGGTTGATATCGGTGGAGGTTTTGGGCAGCAATCGAAAGCCCTACGCGCGAAGTTTCCCAACCTTCCTGGTCGCCTTATAGTTCAAGATATTCCTCAAACTCTGGCCAACGCGCAACCAGCCGCCGGGATCGAGTTCATGGAGCACAACTTCTTCGAGCCACAGCCTATTCAGAATGCCAAGTTCTACTATTTGCGTCATGTCTTCCATGACTGGCCAGATGAACAATGCGTTCTCATCTTGAAACAGATCATCCCAGCGATGGGACCGGAGTCCCAGATTTTGATTGACGAGATGGTGATTCCCAGTACTGGGGTGCCGTGGCAAGCGGCGTTTACAGATCTGCTCATGATGAACTCGCTCGGCGGAGTGGAGCGCACACGCGCCGAATGGGACGATTTGATGGAGCAGGCGGGTCTGGAAATTATCCAGTCCAAGGTATATGACAGTAAAGAGCAGGCCATCTTGGTTGCTGTAGCCAAGAGAACCTAACGGTTTCCCTAGACTAGCCCAAAGGGTAAATAAATTTCATAGAGCTCTCATTTTGCATGGTTTAACGCTAGTATTGTAAAAGTTGGACGGGTAGGCGTCGTAAGCTCACTATAAAGCTAGCTTGCCTCCCTCCTCGGTGTATATCTCTCACTACTACCCGGTCATATAGCAATATGGTCACATACGCTCTTCTCGGGGCCACTGGGGCCACTGGCTCCAGTATTCTACGTCACCTTCTTCATGAGTCACCCGACTCTCTTCGCATTCAAATCCTCGTTCGGTCAAAGGTCAAGCTACTACAAGCGTTCCCAAATCTCCAGACGACAAGAAACCCACAAGTCCACGTTATACAAGGGACGTCTACAGACCCTGATGCTTTGAGTGAGTGCCTCAGGAATGCTAGTATTGTGTTCATGTGCGTGGCGCAAAATGGGAGCCCAATTGGCACTACATTGTGCCAGGATAGTGCCCGCGCCATCATATCCGTGctccagcaacaacagcaatcGCAGGGGGCAAGTTACCAGCCATGCACAATCGTTCAACTT
This window harbors:
- the aflO gene encoding aflO/ omtB/ dmtA/ O-methyltransferase B, with protein sequence MTGLDMETIFAKIKDEYARTDDVGKRQIQGHIRELQVGFYSDWDVVMRLSSGPLQVALAKVAIDLGIFRSLKESDTPITLAEFVKKTGASPRLLGRILRTQAAFGLIKETGPQEYTSSAFTDVFANSDAAGAVVQLFDISGPCTQILPDFLAERNYQDITSNKDCVFQKAFGSDLTMFEWMPQHPKHMESLGHLMALERPVSWVDHFPILEELGKFPAPDKVLMVDIGGGFGQQSKALRAKFPNLPGRLIVQDIPQTLANAQPAAGIEFMEHNFFEPQPIQNAKFYYLRHVFHDWPDEQCVLILKQIIPAMGPESQILIDEMVIPSTGVPWQAAFTDLLMMNSLGGVERTRAEWDDLMEQAGLEIIQSKVYDSKEQAILVAVAKRT